AGAATTATGAGTATAGAGTTCAAAAATTACATTTTCTCTCTTCGGCTGGAAACGGGAGTCTCTGATCTTTGACTGCTAATGAGAGGGTCTGATGGTGCTGTAGTAACGAGTTGTTTGGGAGTCTCTGTTCTTTGACTGCTGATAAGAGGGTCTGATGGCGCTGTGGTGCCAAGTGGTTTTGACGATGATTTAATTGGTGGTATCATTGTAGCTGGCTTTGCAGCCACAGATGATCGACCGGTAGATGTTGGACGAACAGGTGTTTGCTCAGCAAGGTAGCGATTTATCTAATAAGGAAAAAGAGGAAAAGTACTCAATATGCTAAACCCTAAAAAAAATTCTGCATTATACTTAAATTATAACTAGTAAATTTATTATTAGAGGCACTGGAAAGATGCCATAAAATCACTAAAATGTTTGACATGTTAAACAGTAAATCTTGAGCATACATATCCCGTCTTTGAACCCAGAAAGAATTTCCTGGCAGCTATTTTACAAAAcaaaacaagtttatttttaattgaaTATTTGAAAGAGAGATTTTACAGGTAATGCAGCAAAACAGATAAAGAAATCAAGGAAGAAAGAGTGGAGAGATCATGAACGATATACCGCGGGCGATGGAGAGCGAGCAGAGCGGCGCGGCGTGGAGAGCAGGTCGATTGGGGGACCGGAGGAAAGTTCGTCGTCGTCTTCGTTGTCATCATCGTCGTCGGCGTGCTGGTGGGCCATGACGCGGGCGAGGCGCTGGGCGGCTGCGCGGGCGGCGGTGTTCTGGGCGCGGCGGAATGTGCCGACGCCGGCCGACCCGGAGCGGAGGTGGCGGTTCTGGTGGTGGTGGAGGGGGTGGGCTGGGGACATGGTCGTCGGCGACGACGGCACCCCCGTGGAGCTCGATATGCTCTTCTGACGCGTATACACCGGGCTCCCCGCCCTCAGCCGCTCCATCTATCCTCCCTCCGCCAACTCCCTCTCCGCCGACCGAAACCTCTAGGTTTTCCTTATCAGGTTTTCGCGCCgatccacctctctctctctctctctctctctctctctcgacgatTGAACTCTTCTTCCGAAGAAGTAGAGGAATGTAGCGGAGTTCGTGATGGCCAACGCAACGGTTAGGGGGGTTCGTTTCTTGAGACCAATAAAAGGAGCAAAGCGAAAGGGACTCGACTCCGTCAGAACACGAGACGTCGTGCTCGTCTCTCTATAATATTTTCCTTCGATTGGAGGGCCCCACTCGGGGTTTGAACAGTTGGAGAGGGCTGGGGGTCGGGTACATCTATGGGTACCGCATTCCAGGTTTGTGTAGCCTCAGGGCAGTTTGAGATTTTGAATGGCAACAGGTTGAGCCAGAGCGGGTCGGGTGTCGCGCGAACTGTTCCTACCTCAACTGTGACTCCGATTAagaaatataatatcatttttaatCCGACAAATTAAACTATAAGCATTTATACCGTATATTATTTGTTTAAAATGATATTATCGATGCCACTTTTTAAATTATGTCATGAGTCAAAGCTGGTCAAACATATTAAAGGATTAATTTTTAACATAATTCGATGGTAATTCAAAGAATTGAATCCCCTGAAAAATATTGAACAATATATTCAAtaataattaattcaaaattataaACACTCCTTGTTGTTGGGGTGTCATTAGACCATTAACCAGGCCTACCATGCTGATATATCCTCACAAGATGACATGTTTTATGCAAATATTGCAAGAAATTTAACCCATAAAAGTAGAGCTTGCAGCaagtttatatcaaaataaatatatgatttagCTTCCAAATAAAAGAGAATTTTTCTTCATATCTTTGACAGCTTTATCCTCAAAAACGCATTCTCTTTCATGACATCTCTGCCTGCTCACAGAGACTAGAAGGAGATAAGAGTCTAGTGAAAAAGATGAAATGCAGCAAATAAACTTGAAATATATAAAATTCGGTTCGATTGAGAGTACAAATATTAGTACTACAGTGCATCTGATATAAAACTAATACAGATATGTAACAAAAGATATTAAGGAATCTGCTACTGCTGTGGCTCACAAGGAATCTGCCAATACTAATCTCACAAATAGTATGCATCGTTCATGATGCAAATCGGCAATATAATGAATCCTGGAATTCACCAAGGCCGAATATACTTTTCTTGTTTCTCCCCTGTTCTTCAGGCTTATTGCCATCCATGGACATTGCACTCAATCGGGTCCATCGCGTTCGGTCGGTGAACCAGGAACAAGTGGAACAAATCCCCGCCCGCCAAACACCGGGCGCATGAAGGCATCATCGAACATGCGCCAATAATGATGAACAGAGCGCGACGGTGTCGTAAGAAGCATTCGGAGACTCGTTGGGCGAGGCACACTGTTCTCTGCTTCAACTTCTATTGCTTGTCCATTGCTGAGTAGTAGAGAAAGAAAAGACTCTTGACTCGAAGGATCTAACGACAAGCTCATGGTGAGATGTCTCGTGCTTGGAGGCAGAAAGAAGTGAAGAAGAGGCTTGGTCATCAAACCTAATGCCTAAGCAAATGAATAAATATCAGCAGCACATTCAAGCAAATAAAAATTTACAGTGCTACCAAATTTGGGAGTCATACTAGAGAAGAAATTTCAATGTATTCTCGTTTTCGTTCTTCGTGGACAATATAAAGAAAGTTAAATGGATATAAGATCAGCAAGGCTATCTATGAGCACCAAAATGTATGTAAACCTATCATATTCAGGCTTTGCTTTTGGCTTTAAGATGAATGTATAAGATGGTCTAGAAAACAATAGCCAACTCCGTATGTTACAATAACATCAGTACAGAAAAATTGTCACTTTTGATGAACACTGCAGAACACTCAATGTACCACATGATTATTATCCAACTCGATGATGATTTGTTAAAACATTTATCGTTTCATCAAGATTCCTGTCCAAGACGAGATTGTAATAGATGTTTTGATATATCAAACGAACATTTATTTTTTGATGTTTAAACTGTTTAACGCAAACCCTTAGCTGCAAATGAGTAAATTGAGCTGGATTACACTCTCATAGCACTATGTGACTGGGAGATAGAATATGTCTTACCACTGTAGTGAAAAGAACAACTGTAATGGTGCTGGTGATCATAAATGCATTTCCTTGCTGATGAGTTTGGCCAGATCTGCTAAACTGCAGGAGTATCATTTATGTCATCACTTTATCATTATAACAAACTTGCAAATTGTTTGTCATCGATAAATCTAATATGATAGACTTGCTGATTATGCACAGTACTTGGTACGATGTATAAGACAGTGCTTTTCAGTAACATTAGCTTAAATTTTCTAAAGACTGCATTAATAATCATCTAGCAAGAAGGAAGAGACATGGATGTGTGCATTTGGTCAAGGCCTGATGCACCATATTCCacaagaacagaaaaaaaaaaacaagtacaTATTTGGGACTAAAGGATCCATTTGGATGACTGTATTCCCTTCCTTTTGTTTCGAGCTGGCAACGTTAATTTTCATCTAAATTTTTTCCATCATcgttaaaattttctattaagcAAATATCTCTGCTACCAAATTATTTAAAAGAAATTAAGAAAATGTGATGACACACTCATGAACTGGACTTGTAAATTGTGTTGTCTTGATTGCCTTTTCCCATGACAAAAGAATTTCTGTCACTGTTATCATATAAATGTTTTTTGCTTTTACATAACATAAATAAATTCTCTCTTTCATGATTTTAGAATGATGGGAAACAGAAAAGTAGTGAGCACCGATGTAATTGTCAGTATAATTGCTAATCTAAAACGAAAGCTTCTGGCACTGGAAAACACAAGCTTTGCATTTTGTCAATGAAAGATCAGGCTGACCTGATTGTAAGCAAGTGCAATTGATACCGCACCTCTCATAAGACCTGCCCACCAGATTATGACCTGTTGATATTTGAACACACATAAGTAGAAATGATATTTGAATTTACAAACAAAAGCCAAGACCAAGTAAATAAGGATGGAAGATACTTGCTGCTTCAACTTAAGTTTATCATTCTGAGAATTTCTGCTTATGTTGGCGATGAGAGAGAGTGGAAAAACAAAAGCAGCTCTGCCAACCATTACCAATCCTAGAAGAACTACGCTCACACGCATTGATTTTTCAGGGCTGTGGAACAAGAGACACAGTAAGCTACCAACGCAAACAATCTCATAGCAGTAGTAAACTGTTAAGTGAAGAAAAATGCAGATGGTATATGTTTTTAGCCAAGAAACTTTCAAAAGAGATGTCATAAAAAGAGAAATTGTTAGGTATTCACTGTAAAAGAACCCTTCAGTATACAAGTTTGGAGCACTTTTGATAGTAATGGATTATAACCATTTCAAGACTCATATGATCTTCCTAATCTCAGTATATGTAATAACATGGATTATGCACAAAAAGTTAGATATCATAATAAGGCAATGCCTCTGTTGAAAGTGGATTTTATGTTCTGGTCTAACTTTGTCTAGAATGTCCAAATGAAGTCTGGCTCAAGATATCCACAACATGATAAAAGtagtaaattaataaaaatatatctgGTGCCAATATATAACAATTATGCATTGAGACCTCAGATAATATTGACATATGCTAGTTAGCAGAAGAAAAGGCTGGAGTAAACATAAATTATATCTTGTTCCACTTTACAAACGAGCTATACAACCCATACAAGAACAAGTAGCAATCCGAAACATAACAAACCTGCCACTGACAGATCTCCACTTCTCAATGTCTAATGCATCCATTCCAAcataaagaaagagaaaaacttCAGCGATAAATGACAACGTTGCAAAGGCATGCCTGAAATGACAAGAAAGAAAAGGATTAATAAATGTAAACTAATTTGTATAAGCCTGAAATAGAGATAATTTAAATATGAGAAGCAGCATTTAGTGCTGCTGAAAACAATAGAAAATAATTTACTTTGTGGTGACCCTGGAATTCTGTGTCACATTATGCCATGTATAGTGTGACATTACTATTCCACAAAAGAATACTGTAAGAATACCGCTTAAGTCTAACAACTGCAAGAAAATTAAAGTTTAGGGGAAACAATCTCAGTCTAAACTCACTAAATCCAGCATATTGGAGGTAAGAAAATTTTGTGTTTTCTTGATGATTTAAGATAAGATACTCACTTCAGCCAGCATATAAGAAAGGTAAGCCATAAGTATCATAAGAGCAACTTCTCGGTCAGTTGAATGCCTGGAAAGATATCAGAAGTGAAAAATAAGCAATGAGAGATTCAGAAAAAATCAATCTATAAGATTCATTTACATCAAAGTGAAAAAAACAAAGCAGCAGTTCAATTGAGCCCCTATGGTGCTGCTAAGTCATATAGAAATTTGTTTTCCTCTAGTAAACACTGTGCCAGGAAACATAGCTAAGAGAAGGTTGGCTTTCTTTTCACAAACCTCccaaaatataactttttaataATATAAGCGCTGAGCAACCCTGTCTGCAACAAGATAGACAAAACTCAGCCAAAACATTACATGATAAAAAAAGTAGAGCATATTCTTGGTGAGTAGAACTAATCAAAACTTACAAATGCTCCAAGAAAGGTGCTAGTAGAAAATAGAtaaaagaagtttacaacaagctTCATTACAACTTTGATGTCGATATGAACCAGATCGAATTTCTGGATTGCATGAAAAAGCACCACGGATGTAGCGTCATTTACAACACCTTCACCGAAGACCAGGCTATAAAGCAAAGGTGTGTCATCCTGATTAAGCACCTGATTTTCAAGTAGTGAATTTCTGAAATCAATGAGTTGTTATCAAATAAAGAACAACTGTAAAGGAAATCTGCTATATTTGAGAACCTGCAAAGTGCAAACAGAATCTGTTGCAGAAAAGATTGCCCCAATTGCTGTATAGACAAGAAATGAGATCAAAGAGCTGACTAGAAGTCAAGAAAAAAAACACAGGAATTGATGCTAACATGTAAAGTATTAACTAAAGAGTGCAATGTAAGAGCATTTAGTTACCAAAATAATCTCTAATTTCCAATGCGCCTAAATCCATTATTCTGAAAACTTGTGAAGCACCTGGATCAATACCAAGTCACAAATGAGTGATCCACATCGTATATATCTTGTTAGATGCTcataaagaaagaagagaaatgaaTGATCCAGATAATGCCAATCCAGTTAAACTAGAAAGAggtactgaaattcaaagaatgaAGATAATTGACAAATAAGTGAAGGACGATAAACAATATGAATACGAATTTCTTATAGAATCATGTAAAATTATTGCTTAAGCTAATATATTTTGTTTGTGGGCATGAATCACCTGGAAGCTACTCAGGACAATGCCTTCTGAACATATAGCAACTACTGCCGAAGTCACAAGTCAGAACTTTAATATCTGCCATATTCCTCAATGACATTGCTCATAGCCTCACATCACTATAAGATATTTTTTCAGGGACAGGATCAGCTAAAAATATTTAACAATGTCATATCTATAGTGGTGCCAATTTATGTTGGTTTTATGATGACTGTTATCAACAGCACCCATATTTTGGATCTGAAAAGATAGTCTGTTGGGTGACTTTCTCCTACAT
This Musa acuminata AAA Group cultivar baxijiao chromosome BXJ1-2, Cavendish_Baxijiao_AAA, whole genome shotgun sequence DNA region includes the following protein-coding sequences:
- the LOC135596574 gene encoding sodium/hydrogen exchanger 1-like; protein product: MAFDLGTMTTNPGDSTFDYASVVSINIFVALLCACIVIGHLLEENRWLNESTTALIIGLCTGAVILFARGGRNYVIMMFSEDLFFIYVLPPIIFNAGFQVKKKQFFRNFMTIMLFGVVGTVISFIIISFGASQVFRIMDLGALEIRDYFAIGAIFSATDSVCTLQVLNQDDTPLLYSLVFGEGVVNDATSVVLFHAIQKFDLVHIDIKVVMKLVVNFFYLFSTSTFLGAFTGLLSAYIIKKLYFGRHSTDREVALMILMAYLSYMLAEVSILS